In Candidatus Roseilinea sp., one DNA window encodes the following:
- a CDS encoding glycosyl transferase: protein MRGRKWLPDCLAALRVQTFRDFEIIVVDNASSDGSAEWLAAQPDVRVIRNERNLGFAAACNQGIRASDAPFVALLNDDTQPDPQWLEALVRAMQHPQSLIAHPQSLRVGACASLMLFADRPSVVQSAGIAMDRAAIAWDRLRGCPADSAEVQRPCEVFGASGGACLYRRAMLDEIGLFDERFFAYLEDVDLAWRAQRAGWRCLYVPQARVLHYTSATSGEGSAFKNRLLGRNKVWLAVKNARLRDVPLIAFYDLAAVVYAGVTRGEWSHLAGRLEGLGQMRPHRLRSRKDGSNMLPFDPLVVPWRVPKR from the coding sequence ATGCGCGGGCGCAAGTGGCTGCCGGACTGCCTCGCTGCGCTGCGTGTGCAGACCTTCCGCGACTTCGAGATCATCGTCGTGGACAATGCGAGCAGCGACGGCAGCGCCGAATGGCTGGCCGCCCAGCCTGATGTGCGCGTCATTCGCAACGAACGCAACCTGGGCTTCGCTGCGGCGTGCAACCAAGGCATCCGCGCCAGCGATGCGCCTTTCGTCGCGCTCCTCAACGACGACACGCAGCCCGATCCGCAATGGCTCGAAGCGCTCGTGCGCGCCATGCAGCATCCCCAATCCCTAATCGCTCATCCTCAATCTCTGCGGGTCGGCGCCTGCGCCAGCCTGATGCTCTTTGCCGATCGGCCGAGCGTGGTGCAGAGTGCCGGCATCGCCATGGATCGCGCGGCCATCGCTTGGGATCGCCTGCGCGGCTGTCCGGCCGATTCAGCCGAAGTGCAACGGCCATGTGAGGTGTTCGGAGCATCGGGTGGCGCGTGTTTGTATCGCCGCGCCATGCTCGACGAGATCGGCCTGTTCGACGAGCGCTTCTTTGCTTATCTCGAAGACGTGGACCTGGCGTGGCGGGCGCAGCGCGCCGGCTGGCGTTGCCTGTATGTGCCGCAGGCGCGTGTGTTGCACTACACCAGCGCCACTAGCGGCGAGGGGTCGGCGTTCAAGAACCGCTTGCTAGGGCGCAACAAAGTGTGGCTGGCGGTGAAGAACGCCCGACTGCGCGATGTACCACTCATCGCGTTTTACGACTTGGCTGCGGTGGTCTATGCGGGGGTGACGCGCGGCGAGTGGAGCCACTTAGCCGGGCGTCTCGAAGGCTTGGGTCAGATGCGGCCGCACCGACTACGAAGCCGAAAAGACGGCTCGAATATGTTGCCGTTCGACCCACTCGTTGTGCCATGGCGCGTGCCGAAGCGGTAG
- a CDS encoding molybdate ABC transporter substrate-binding protein yields MIERLSLLTAALLLATALSGCAPPARASSPAPRAVLTAAAAADLQFALTEIAERFEAQTGHKVTLAFGSTGQLAQQIEHGAPYDLFAAANIQFVDDLAQKGLIIPESVALYARGRIVLAVNHQSGVRAAKLEDLTSAQVTRIAIANPDHAPYGLAAQQALESAGVWDAVRPKLVLAENVRQALQFVQTGDAPVGIVALSVANVPEVTYTLIDAALHRPLDQALGVVSTSKQRAIALDFARFINGEHGRPIMRKYGFVLPGEIE; encoded by the coding sequence ATGATTGAACGACTCTCTCTCCTCACCGCCGCGCTGCTGCTTGCGACTGCGCTCTCCGGCTGCGCGCCGCCGGCGCGCGCGTCATCGCCCGCGCCGCGCGCCGTCCTCACCGCCGCCGCGGCCGCCGACCTTCAGTTCGCCTTGACCGAGATCGCCGAGCGCTTCGAGGCACAGACCGGCCACAAAGTGACGCTGGCCTTCGGCTCCACCGGCCAACTGGCGCAGCAAATCGAGCACGGCGCGCCCTACGACCTGTTCGCCGCCGCCAACATCCAGTTCGTGGACGACTTGGCACAAAAGGGGTTGATCATCCCGGAGTCGGTCGCGCTCTACGCGCGCGGGCGCATCGTGCTGGCCGTCAACCATCAATCCGGCGTCCGGGCGGCCAAGCTGGAGGACTTGACGTCGGCCCAGGTGACGCGCATCGCCATCGCCAACCCCGACCACGCACCATACGGCCTGGCCGCCCAACAGGCGCTGGAAAGCGCCGGCGTGTGGGACGCCGTGAGGCCGAAGCTGGTGCTCGCCGAAAACGTGCGCCAGGCATTGCAATTCGTGCAGACCGGCGATGCGCCCGTTGGCATCGTGGCACTCTCGGTGGCGAATGTGCCGGAGGTCACCTACACCCTGATTGACGCTGCCCTTCACCGGCCGCTCGACCAGGCGCTCGGCGTTGTGAGCACGTCGAAACAACGAGCCATCGCGCTCGACTTCGCCCGGTTCATCAACGGCGAGCACGGCCGGCCGATCATGCGCAAGTACGGCTTCGTGCTGCCCGGCGAGATCGAGTGA
- a CDS encoding molybdenum ABC transporter permease subunit encodes MSLDREWTPLELSLWISTWAGVLALTFGAALAWAFARLNFRGKWVLEGATMLPLVLPPTVLGYYLLIALGRRGIGPAFEQVFGFPLVFSWPGAVIAAGIAALPLVVQAVKPSILDLSREMEDAARVDGCGELQVLRYITLPLIRASLISGGILAFLRTLGEFGATLMVAGNIPGRTQTLSMAVYDAVQANDLDLASRLVLLLSAITFALLFVALRLGDRTRQGK; translated from the coding sequence ATGTCGCTTGACCGCGAGTGGACGCCGCTCGAACTATCGCTATGGATCTCGACCTGGGCCGGTGTGCTGGCGCTGACCTTCGGCGCGGCCTTGGCCTGGGCCTTCGCCCGCCTGAACTTTCGCGGCAAGTGGGTGCTCGAAGGCGCGACGATGTTGCCGCTGGTGCTGCCGCCCACCGTGCTGGGCTACTACCTACTGATCGCACTGGGCCGGCGCGGCATCGGCCCGGCCTTCGAGCAAGTCTTCGGATTTCCGCTGGTGTTCTCGTGGCCGGGCGCAGTGATCGCCGCCGGCATCGCCGCGCTGCCGCTGGTCGTTCAGGCCGTCAAGCCCAGCATCCTCGACCTCAGCCGAGAGATGGAGGATGCCGCACGGGTGGACGGCTGCGGCGAGCTGCAGGTGTTGCGCTACATCACGCTGCCGCTCATCCGCGCCAGCTTGATCAGCGGCGGCATTCTCGCCTTCCTGCGCACACTGGGCGAGTTCGGCGCGACGCTGATGGTGGCCGGCAACATCCCCGGCCGCACCCAAACGCTCTCGATGGCCGTCTACGATGCCGTGCAGGCCAACGACCTCGACCTGGCCAGCCGGCTGGTGCTGCTACTCTCAGCCATCACCTTCGCCTTGCTGTTCGTGGCGCTGCGCCTCGGCGATCGAACGCGGCAGGGGAAGTGA
- a CDS encoding 1-deoxy-D-xylulose-5-phosphate synthase: MTIAREIPTTDATDPIDTTDTIATTVSIPILQNIERRLLWLSTLMIHHANNVRPNPDKTKVGGHQASAASSVSILTALYFHFLKPTDRVLVKPHASPVFHAAMYLMGVLPRSYLTRLREFGGIQSYPSRTKDISPVDFSGGSMGLGPVAPTFAALVQKYAEAHFGYTTADRFIAMSGDAELDEGNIWEALIEEELQRLSNTIWIVDLNRQSLDRITPGIRAAKLKKLFADCEWNVLEAKYGHDLQAIFACPGGEALRQCIDDMSNEEYQHLIRSDGATVREALARRRYGREILRCLRDVSDAQLPTLLGNLGGHDLQLLIDKLHEAERTTDRPSVIFAYTIKGYGLPIYGDPANHAALLSTERINELRASFGLTEATQWDGFDPDSPEGRLCAQRGRMLRLKERAREIPPLPVRAEDVPDELNATALPVVSTQEAFGRTMMRLADVPKVGPRIVTSSADVSVSTNLGGWINKVGTFTLREATDYEAGRARILNWQLGRTGQHIEMGIAEMNLFSLIGQMGMAHELMGQLLFPIGTVYDPFVCRGLDAIIYGLYSGAKFIFVATPSGVTLAPEGGAHQSSVTPSLGIELPELDYYEPTFAIEVEWALCEALKQCCDRQQGRSSYLRLSTKPIEQALLEPVIARLGKDELRRQFLAGGYVVHRSSGLHDPRAALHIVTTGVMLPEAIEAAQYLESEGVSVNLINLTGPRRAYDDWHAAQQRGDDAHHLAMLIPEDARQAPILTVHDAAPHALAWVGSVFGQRTRALGVTKFGQSGYRADLYRYFHIDVESIISHGFALVDESLQFGRVM; this comes from the coding sequence ATGACGATTGCACGAGAGATCCCGACGACCGACGCCACCGACCCTATTGACACTACTGACACCATCGCCACCACCGTCAGCATCCCCATCCTTCAAAACATCGAGCGCCGGCTACTTTGGCTGAGCACACTGATGATTCACCACGCCAACAACGTGCGGCCCAACCCGGACAAGACTAAAGTCGGCGGCCACCAGGCCAGCGCCGCGTCGTCGGTCAGCATCCTCACCGCCCTGTACTTCCACTTCCTCAAGCCCACCGACCGCGTGCTGGTCAAGCCGCACGCCTCGCCGGTCTTCCACGCCGCCATGTATCTGATGGGCGTCCTGCCGCGCTCGTATCTCACCCGGCTGCGCGAATTCGGCGGCATTCAGTCCTATCCCAGTCGCACGAAGGACATCTCGCCGGTGGACTTCAGCGGCGGTTCGATGGGCTTAGGGCCGGTCGCCCCCACCTTCGCCGCGCTGGTGCAGAAATACGCCGAGGCACACTTCGGCTACACCACCGCCGATCGCTTCATCGCCATGAGCGGCGATGCCGAACTGGACGAAGGCAACATCTGGGAAGCGCTCATCGAGGAGGAGCTACAACGCCTGTCCAACACCATCTGGATCGTTGACCTGAACCGGCAAAGCCTCGACCGCATCACGCCCGGCATACGCGCCGCCAAGCTCAAGAAGTTGTTCGCCGACTGTGAATGGAACGTGCTGGAGGCGAAGTATGGCCATGATCTGCAAGCCATCTTCGCCTGCCCCGGCGGCGAAGCGTTGCGCCAATGCATTGACGACATGAGCAACGAGGAATACCAGCACCTCATCCGCAGCGACGGCGCCACCGTCCGCGAGGCGCTGGCCCGGCGTCGCTATGGCCGAGAGATTCTGCGCTGTCTGCGCGACGTGAGCGACGCGCAGTTGCCGACGCTGCTGGGCAACTTGGGTGGCCACGATCTACAGTTGCTCATAGACAAGCTCCACGAGGCCGAACGGACGACCGACCGTCCCAGCGTCATCTTTGCCTATACCATCAAGGGCTACGGCCTGCCGATCTATGGCGATCCGGCCAATCACGCCGCGCTGCTCAGCACCGAGCGTATCAACGAGCTGCGCGCTTCGTTCGGCCTGACCGAAGCAACGCAGTGGGATGGCTTCGACCCCGATTCGCCCGAGGGTCGCCTGTGCGCCCAGCGCGGCAGGATGCTGCGTTTGAAGGAGCGCGCCCGTGAGATTCCACCGCTGCCGGTGCGCGCCGAGGATGTGCCGGATGAGTTGAACGCGACGGCGTTGCCCGTCGTCTCGACGCAAGAGGCGTTCGGGCGCACGATGATGCGCCTGGCCGATGTGCCCAAGGTCGGCCCACGCATCGTCACGTCATCGGCGGATGTGTCGGTCAGCACCAACCTGGGCGGCTGGATCAACAAAGTCGGCACGTTCACCCTGCGCGAGGCGACCGACTACGAGGCTGGCCGCGCGCGCATCCTGAACTGGCAGCTTGGCAGGACTGGACAGCACATCGAGATGGGCATCGCCGAGATGAACCTATTCTCGCTGATCGGCCAGATGGGCATGGCGCACGAGCTGATGGGCCAACTGCTCTTCCCGATCGGCACGGTCTATGACCCGTTCGTCTGCCGTGGGCTGGACGCGATCATCTACGGGCTGTATTCCGGCGCGAAGTTCATCTTCGTCGCCACGCCCAGCGGCGTGACGCTGGCGCCGGAAGGTGGCGCGCACCAGTCGTCGGTCACGCCATCGCTCGGCATCGAGCTGCCCGAGCTGGACTACTACGAGCCGACCTTCGCCATCGAGGTCGAATGGGCGTTGTGTGAAGCGCTCAAGCAGTGCTGCGACCGGCAACAGGGCCGTTCGTCATACCTGCGGCTCTCCACCAAGCCGATCGAGCAGGCGCTGCTCGAACCGGTGATCGCTCGGCTGGGCAAAGACGAACTGCGGCGCCAATTCTTGGCCGGTGGCTACGTCGTCCACCGCTCCTCCGGCCTTCACGACCCGCGCGCGGCGCTGCATATCGTCACCACAGGCGTAATGTTGCCCGAAGCCATCGAGGCCGCGCAATACCTCGAAAGTGAGGGCGTGTCGGTCAACCTGATCAACCTCACCGGCCCGCGCCGCGCCTACGACGACTGGCATGCGGCGCAACAGCGCGGCGACGATGCCCATCACCTTGCAATGCTCATCCCGGAGGATGCGCGCCAGGCGCCTATCCTCACCGTGCACGATGCTGCGCCGCACGCGCTGGCGTGGGTAGGCAGCGTCTTCGGCCAGAGGACCCGCGCGCTGGGCGTGACCAAGTTCGGTCAGTCCGGCTACCGCGCCGATCTATATCGTTACTTCCACATTGACGTAGAGAGCATCATCTCGCATGGCTTTGCGTTGGTGGACGAGTCGCTACAATTCGGACGGGTGATGTGA
- a CDS encoding alanine racemase has translation MRIEELDTPALVVDLDKLEANIAKLQSYLSSHGIANRPHIKTHKIPEIAHMQIRAGAVGITCQKLGEAEVMADAGIRDIFIPYNLLGEHKLARLVKLMQRATVSVTADSEVTARGLSEAARMANRQLTVLVEFDAGAHRCGVQSPQEAAALAKCIAGLPGLTFGGLMCYPNTPQLDPFVRETRALLEAEGLGVARVSGGGTACMWQAHTHRELTEHRAGMYVYGDRATVQAGAMRLEECSFTVIATVVSRPTADRGILDCGSKTLSSDLLGLQGHGLILEYPDAVIYGLSEEHGHVDFSACPKKPAIGERVTVLPNHCCPVSNLFDRVVGVRNGNVELTWRVAARGAVQ, from the coding sequence ATGAGAATCGAAGAACTCGATACCCCTGCGCTCGTGGTAGATCTCGACAAGCTCGAGGCGAACATCGCCAAGCTCCAGTCCTACCTTTCGTCACACGGCATCGCGAACCGCCCGCATATCAAAACGCACAAGATCCCTGAGATCGCGCACATGCAAATCCGCGCCGGCGCAGTCGGCATCACCTGCCAGAAGCTCGGCGAGGCCGAAGTGATGGCCGACGCCGGCATCCGCGACATCTTCATCCCCTACAACCTGCTCGGCGAGCACAAGCTCGCGCGGCTGGTCAAGCTCATGCAGCGCGCCACGGTCAGCGTGACGGCCGACTCCGAAGTGACCGCGCGTGGCCTGTCCGAAGCCGCCCGGATGGCCAACCGGCAGTTGACCGTGCTGGTCGAGTTCGACGCCGGCGCGCACCGCTGCGGCGTGCAATCGCCCCAAGAGGCGGCGGCGCTGGCCAAGTGCATCGCCGGCCTGCCCGGGCTGACCTTCGGCGGGCTGATGTGCTACCCGAACACGCCGCAGCTCGACCCGTTCGTGCGCGAGACGCGCGCCTTGCTCGAAGCCGAAGGGCTGGGCGTCGCCCGCGTGAGCGGCGGCGGCACGGCCTGCATGTGGCAAGCGCACACCCATCGTGAGCTGACCGAGCACCGCGCCGGCATGTATGTCTACGGCGACCGCGCCACTGTGCAGGCCGGCGCGATGCGCTTGGAAGAGTGCTCGTTCACCGTGATCGCGACCGTGGTCAGCCGGCCCACCGCCGACCGCGGCATCCTGGACTGCGGCAGCAAGACGCTCTCGTCCGACTTGCTCGGCCTGCAGGGGCACGGCCTGATCCTGGAGTATCCCGACGCGGTCATCTACGGCCTGTCGGAGGAGCACGGCCACGTGGACTTCTCGGCCTGTCCGAAGAAGCCGGCCATCGGCGAGCGGGTGACCGTGCTGCCCAACCACTGCTGCCCGGTCAGCAACCTGTTCGACCGCGTCGTCGGCGTCCGCAACGGCAACGTCGAGCTGACCTGGCGCGTGGCCGCGCGGGGCGCGGTGCAGTAA
- a CDS encoding peptidase M24 produces MKSDLPNLLQARNLDALVIVGPDGFGPANAPFTYFIGDAHVTTGTVIVKRRGENAAETYLVHNPMEREEAAKTGLQLINKAGYKLPEIIQQKNGDRLAAEVELWRRVFRDVGIAGRVAFYGADHVNTSFNFLSALIREGVCEVVTEQENDVISAARLTKDADEAARICETCRLTEAVIGATRDFLRSHRVVNETLVTSDGDPLTVADVKRFIRREAVGLGLDMHDCIFAIGRDAGIPHSAGTPGDPIRLGRTIVFDIFPRGPGGYHSDITRTWCLGYAPDHVQRAYALVMQAHDMAEAAFNTTDFTYTFNEAVCDLFEAHGHPTVRQNYATTCGYMHGLGHGFGLAVHEPPGMSLKGLRPDEKFQPGTIVCNEPGLYYPDDPRGGWGVRVEDDYWCNLDGRFERLTEFDRALVVPM; encoded by the coding sequence ATGAAATCCGACCTGCCCAACTTGTTGCAAGCCCGCAACCTCGATGCACTCGTCATCGTCGGCCCCGACGGCTTCGGCCCGGCCAATGCGCCGTTCACCTACTTCATCGGCGATGCCCATGTGACCACCGGCACGGTGATCGTGAAGCGTCGCGGCGAGAACGCTGCGGAGACCTATCTGGTGCACAACCCGATGGAACGTGAAGAAGCGGCCAAGACCGGCTTGCAACTCATCAACAAGGCCGGCTACAAGCTGCCGGAGATCATCCAGCAAAAGAACGGCGATCGCCTGGCTGCGGAAGTGGAGCTTTGGCGGCGCGTGTTCCGCGACGTCGGCATCGCCGGGCGGGTGGCGTTCTACGGCGCCGACCACGTCAACACATCGTTCAATTTCCTCAGCGCGCTCATCCGCGAGGGCGTGTGCGAGGTGGTGACCGAGCAGGAAAACGACGTGATCAGCGCGGCGCGCCTGACGAAAGACGCGGATGAAGCCGCGCGCATCTGTGAGACCTGCCGGCTGACCGAAGCGGTGATCGGCGCGACGCGCGACTTTCTGCGCAGCCACCGCGTCGTCAACGAGACGCTGGTGACAAGTGACGGCGACCCGCTGACCGTAGCGGACGTGAAGCGCTTCATCCGACGCGAGGCCGTGGGGCTGGGCCTGGATATGCACGATTGCATCTTCGCCATCGGGCGCGACGCCGGCATTCCCCACAGCGCCGGCACGCCGGGCGATCCGATCCGGCTTGGCCGCACCATCGTGTTCGACATCTTCCCGCGCGGGCCGGGGGGCTATCACAGCGACATCACCCGCACCTGGTGCCTGGGATACGCGCCCGACCACGTGCAGCGCGCCTACGCGCTGGTGATGCAGGCGCACGACATGGCCGAAGCCGCCTTCAACACGACCGACTTCACTTACACCTTCAACGAAGCCGTGTGCGACTTGTTCGAAGCGCACGGACATCCCACCGTCCGGCAGAACTACGCGACGACGTGCGGCTATATGCATGGCCTCGGGCACGGCTTTGGCCTTGCGGTCCATGAGCCGCCGGGCATGAGCCTGAAGGGGCTGCGGCCGGATGAGAAGTTTCAACCGGGCACCATTGTGTGCAACGAGCCGGGCCTGTATTACCCGGACGACCCGCGCGGCGGCTGGGGCGTGCGCGTCGAGGACGATTACTGGTGCAACCTGGACGGCCGCTTCGAGCGCCTCACCGAGTTCGACCGCGCCCTGGTCGTGCCGATGTAG
- the xpt gene encoding xanthine phosphoribosyltransferase — MKALEERILAEGQNMGQGILKVDSFVNHQVDPVLMMECGKEFARLFKHLDATKVLTCEISGIAPALATGYALGIPVVYARKTKPITMPDTVFLTTAPSHTKKREVEIMASPEYLRSGERVLIIDDFLATGQTILALARIAKAAGSEIVGIGALIEKTFEGGRAALSVLNVPIESLARIVDMSEGRIVFG, encoded by the coding sequence ATGAAAGCGCTCGAAGAACGTATCCTGGCCGAGGGCCAGAACATGGGCCAGGGCATCCTCAAGGTGGATTCGTTCGTCAATCACCAAGTGGATCCCGTGCTGATGATGGAATGCGGCAAAGAGTTCGCCCGGCTGTTCAAACACCTGGATGCAACGAAAGTGCTCACCTGCGAGATTAGCGGCATCGCGCCGGCACTGGCCACCGGTTACGCGCTGGGCATCCCCGTCGTCTACGCGCGCAAGACCAAGCCGATCACCATGCCCGACACGGTCTTCCTCACCACGGCACCGTCGCACACCAAGAAGCGCGAGGTCGAGATCATGGCGTCGCCGGAGTATCTGCGCTCCGGCGAGCGCGTGTTGATCATTGATGACTTTTTGGCCACCGGCCAGACCATTCTCGCTTTGGCACGCATCGCCAAGGCCGCCGGCTCGGAAATCGTCGGCATCGGCGCGTTGATCGAGAAGACCTTCGAAGGGGGGCGCGCCGCACTCAGCGTGCTCAATGTGCCGATCGAATCGCTGGCTCGTATCGTGGACATGAGCGAAGGCCGGATCGTCTTCGGTTGA
- the hypR gene encoding GntR family transcriptional regulator, with product MTDLTLPRPTSAATSEWIAAALRQAILQGEYKSGQPLPQDEVAARFGVSKIPAREALLQLKAEGLVTFYPNRGAVVSELSADEVDEIYAMRIALETLALRRAIPNMTRADFVRLDGLITIMDDERDALKWSALNWEFHAALYRPCNMPRLLDAIRALHTNVQRYVVIYLTSVDYHAEAQRQHRVILRACRRGNADIAADQLAKHLGQAAKKMTVLLKK from the coding sequence TTGACCGATCTCACCCTTCCCCGACCGACCAGCGCCGCCACGTCGGAGTGGATCGCCGCCGCGTTGCGCCAAGCCATCCTACAGGGCGAATACAAAAGCGGCCAGCCGCTGCCGCAGGACGAAGTCGCCGCGCGCTTCGGTGTGAGCAAAATACCGGCGCGCGAAGCCCTGCTCCAACTCAAAGCCGAAGGGCTGGTCACGTTTTATCCCAACCGCGGCGCCGTCGTCTCCGAACTCTCCGCCGACGAGGTGGACGAAATCTATGCCATGCGCATCGCGTTGGAGACGTTGGCGCTGCGCCGCGCCATCCCCAACATGACCCGTGCCGACTTTGTCCGGCTCGACGGCCTGATCACGATCATGGACGACGAACGCGATGCCTTGAAATGGAGCGCGCTGAACTGGGAATTTCACGCGGCGCTGTATCGCCCGTGCAACATGCCGCGCCTGCTCGACGCGATCCGCGCCCTGCACACCAACGTCCAACGCTACGTGGTGATTTACCTGACCAGCGTGGACTACCACGCCGAGGCGCAGCGTCAGCACCGCGTCATTTTGCGCGCGTGCCGGCGCGGCAACGCCGACATCGCCGCCGACCAATTGGCGAAACACCTGGGCCAGGCAGCCAAGAAAATGACCGTTCTGCTGAAGAAGTGA
- a CDS encoding aminotransferase class V, which produces MTTSTPTDLTDSTDLSRLFLLRRDIVLLNHGSFGACPRPVFEEYQRWQREFERHPGGYVHRWLENMDTARAALADYLGTTPDQLAFVTNATMGVNVVAHSLRAWLREGDHILTTDHEYGACNNTWAYACSKTGARYIRRHMPLPVSTPEAWVEAFWQGVTPRTRVVYLSHITSPTALTFPVQAICRRAREAGILSVVDGAHVPGQRELALDAIGADFYTGNCHKWMMGPKGSAFLYARREVQHLIEPLIVGHGWRPDVVSDKPMQDYVEQFGTRDLAAFLAVPAAIDFMRQHDWAAVRMRCHEWVCRTRRRIEAHFDVEPICPESFDWFSQMAAIRLPDRVNLDALRAILHERYRIEMPLIEWHHFKLARLSVQAYTTEAELETLAQALFAHVPECSA; this is translated from the coding sequence ATGACCACCTCAACCCCAACCGACCTGACGGACTCAACCGACCTATCCCGCCTCTTCCTGCTCCGCCGCGACATCGTGCTGCTCAACCACGGCTCGTTCGGCGCGTGCCCGCGCCCGGTCTTCGAGGAATACCAGCGCTGGCAGCGCGAGTTCGAGCGCCACCCCGGCGGCTACGTGCATCGCTGGCTGGAGAACATGGACACGGCGCGCGCCGCGTTAGCGGATTACCTAGGCACGACGCCCGACCAGCTCGCCTTCGTCACCAACGCCACCATGGGCGTCAACGTCGTCGCCCATTCGCTGCGCGCGTGGCTGCGCGAGGGCGACCACATCCTGACCACCGATCACGAATACGGCGCGTGCAACAATACCTGGGCGTACGCCTGCAGCAAGACCGGCGCGCGCTACATCCGCCGGCACATGCCGCTGCCGGTGAGCACGCCTGAAGCGTGGGTCGAGGCATTCTGGCAGGGCGTCACGCCGCGCACCCGCGTGGTGTATCTCAGCCACATCACCTCGCCGACGGCGCTCACCTTCCCGGTGCAGGCGATCTGCCGCCGCGCGCGCGAGGCCGGCATCCTCTCGGTCGTGGACGGCGCGCATGTGCCCGGCCAGCGCGAACTCGCCCTCGACGCGATCGGCGCCGACTTCTACACCGGCAACTGCCACAAGTGGATGATGGGGCCGAAGGGCAGCGCCTTCCTCTACGCCCGGCGCGAGGTCCAGCACCTGATCGAGCCGCTCATCGTCGGGCACGGCTGGCGGCCGGACGTCGTCTCCGACAAGCCGATGCAGGACTACGTGGAGCAGTTCGGCACGCGCGACCTGGCGGCGTTCCTGGCCGTGCCGGCGGCGATTGATTTCATGCGCCAGCACGACTGGGCGGCCGTGCGCATGCGCTGTCACGAGTGGGTCTGCCGGACGCGCCGGCGCATCGAGGCGCACTTCGACGTCGAGCCGATCTGCCCCGAGTCGTTCGACTGGTTCAGCCAGATGGCCGCGATCCGGCTGCCGGACCGGGTGAACCTCGACGCGCTGCGGGCGATCCTGCACGAGCGCTATCGCATCGAGATGCCGTTGATCGAGTGGCATCACTTCAAGCTGGCGCGGCTGTCGGTGCAGGCCTACACCACCGAGGCCGAGCTGGAGACCTTGGCACAGGCGCTGTTCGCGCACGTGCCCGAATGCAGCGCGTGA